The DNA region CAACGCTCTTCGAGCGCGCCCGCACATTCCGAACCCACCGCCGGACTGATTGCACCACCCCCGATCGGCGACGTGCTGTCGGAAGCATGCCAAAATCAACATGCCACGAACGATCATTGAGGTCATGACGTTCGGCGGCACGCCCTGCCGGCCGGCTACTGTAACCGGAAGAAGAAACCAATTCGCCCGAAACCGCTACAGCAGGTGCACAGACATCCACGGATAACTTTGAATCTTTCATCGTTTGCTTTTGTTTGTTCGGTTGTTGTGTGAATCTCCGCCGCCAACGGAGATCCCAGATTTTCGGGCACAGCTCACGCTAGAGCACCCAATTGAATGCTTTCATTCAGGCTGCTGAGCCTGACTCGGCCTCCTCGTTCCGGAGGCCCCTCTCATACGGCTCCACGTCAGCCAACCCGACGCTTGCCATCTCCCATTCTCAGCAACATGACCATCACCCCTTGGATCACCAGGTCATGTACCGGCAGCAAATCGGGATAGTCCTCATTCTCTGCCTTCAGGTAACTTTTGCCCCCCTCGCGCACCAATCGCTTGAGCGTCGTTTCGCCATCGATCAAAGCCGCCACCACATCACCCGGGCGGGCCTCCTTGAACTCCAGGATCACCGTATCCCCATCACAAATATGTGCGTCGATCATCGAATCTCCGCGCACCCGCAATGCGAATGTCCGTGCGTTGCGTGACACCCCAAGTGTCGATACGTCAATAGAGATGCAGCCATCACTTTCCTCCTGCGAGTCCGTCGGCATCCCAGCGGGAATCTGCCCGTACAAAGGCACGTCGATAATCTCCTCGCGCTCCAACTCCTCAGGAAACGCCAATGCTCTCGCCTTACCGGCAGTGCGCTGGATCACCCCCTTCTTCTCCAATGCGCGGAGGTGGGTCACCGCCGCGGTCTGACTGGCAAATCCGAAGTGGGCTTGGATCTCACGAGTCGAGGGCATGACGCCGGTTTGATGATGGACTTCCCGCAAGTACTCGAG from Sulfuriroseicoccus oceanibius includes:
- the lexA gene encoding transcriptional repressor LexA; its protein translation is MDPQLTKRQSELLEYLREVHHQTGVMPSTREIQAHFGFASQTAAVTHLRALEKKGVIQRTAGKARALAFPEELEREEIIDVPLYGQIPAGMPTDSQEESDGCISIDVSTLGVSRNARTFALRVRGDSMIDAHICDGDTVILEFKEARPGDVVAALIDGETTLKRLVREGGKSYLKAENEDYPDLLPVHDLVIQGVMVMLLRMGDGKRRVG